One stretch of Balneolaceae bacterium DNA includes these proteins:
- a CDS encoding MFS transporter has product MVSDLRFWLLVPAVILPSFWVTALFLYQISIAEQFGWTAALLATAFTAFAVARITSSLGIGPLIDRWSAARLFPYHLLPLGAGLAVAWYHPGDWSAFLYMALMGLTLGAGSPIKSALWAERYGEEVIGSVRSLFATLMVLSTALSPALMGWLLDRNVTMETILAWAVISVALGSLLAYLSLRPHLPPNSKAS; this is encoded by the coding sequence ATGGTGTCCGATCTCCGCTTCTGGCTGCTGGTCCCCGCCGTCATCCTGCCTTCCTTCTGGGTGACGGCACTCTTTCTGTACCAGATCTCCATCGCCGAACAATTCGGGTGGACGGCCGCCCTGCTGGCCACAGCCTTTACCGCCTTTGCCGTCGCGCGTATAACGAGTTCCCTCGGAATTGGTCCCCTGATCGATCGCTGGAGCGCCGCCAGGCTCTTTCCCTACCACCTGCTGCCACTCGGCGCAGGCCTGGCCGTGGCCTGGTACCACCCGGGCGACTGGTCGGCCTTCCTCTACATGGCGCTTATGGGACTCACCCTGGGGGCCGGAAGCCCGATCAAGTCGGCGCTGTGGGCCGAGCGGTACGGGGAGGAGGTCATCGGAAGCGTGCGATCCCTTTTCGCCACACTCATGGTGTTGAGCACCGCGCTGAGTCCCGCGCTGATGGGCTGGCTGCTCGACCGCAACGTTACCATGGAGACCATCCTGGCCTGGGCCGTCATCTCCGTCGCCTTGGGCTCCCTGCTGGCCTACCTGTCGCTCCGGCCGCATCTGCCGCCGAATAGCAAGGCAAGCTGA